From Salinirubellus salinus, the proteins below share one genomic window:
- a CDS encoding MFS transporter encodes MVSLSSLFGDDADVLHSRNFQVLILANAMGPTGLALVSPLLHTLIGPFETTPANIGLLMSAFTAPGIVMIPLAGLLSDRYGRKPTIIAGLLIMGGAGGAIALTTEFHVVLGLRLLQGIGSAAVVPIVISSIGDLYEGTQEATAQGFRFTSSGLAQLSIPPAAGVLVGVAWQFPFLLYLFAIPAAVGTYLWFEEPTPRAAAATAAESTVDSDRPSLRGLLGSRRVQAMLLVRGLPGVLWVGFLTYNSIIVVEFIGGTPSEAGVLAAVASLSFAVAATQAGRVTALFDSRFYPLVAANVALGGGYAVVVLAGSLPVALAGIAVSGSGFGLILSIYRSIITGLPPAALRGGLVSLSEAFGRLTITAAPIVMGALVAALTPDLGFQGAVQAVGLATAVVVGGGSVLGLGIARAAPPVE; translated from the coding sequence GTGGTATCGCTCTCCTCGCTGTTCGGTGACGACGCGGACGTCCTCCACAGTCGCAACTTCCAGGTCCTCATCCTGGCGAACGCGATGGGACCGACCGGGTTGGCGCTCGTCTCGCCGCTGCTCCACACGCTCATCGGCCCGTTCGAGACGACGCCGGCGAACATCGGGCTGCTGATGTCGGCGTTCACCGCGCCCGGTATCGTCATGATACCGCTGGCAGGACTGCTGTCCGACCGCTACGGGCGTAAACCGACGATCATCGCGGGGTTGTTGATAATGGGGGGCGCGGGTGGCGCCATCGCCCTCACGACCGAGTTCCACGTGGTCCTCGGGCTGCGGCTCCTCCAGGGCATCGGGAGCGCCGCCGTCGTCCCCATCGTCATCTCCAGCATCGGCGACCTCTACGAGGGAACACAGGAGGCGACCGCACAGGGGTTCCGCTTCACGAGTTCGGGTCTCGCCCAGCTGTCGATCCCGCCCGCGGCCGGCGTCCTCGTCGGGGTGGCCTGGCAGTTCCCGTTCCTGCTGTACCTGTTCGCCATCCCGGCCGCCGTTGGGACCTACCTCTGGTTCGAGGAGCCGACACCTCGCGCGGCGGCGGCCACGGCGGCCGAGTCGACGGTCGACAGTGACCGCCCCTCGCTTCGCGGGCTGCTCGGCTCCCGCCGCGTCCAGGCGATGCTGCTCGTTCGCGGGCTCCCGGGTGTCCTCTGGGTGGGCTTCCTCACGTACAACTCCATCATCGTCGTGGAGTTCATCGGCGGGACACCGTCGGAGGCGGGGGTGCTCGCGGCGGTCGCCAGCCTCTCGTTCGCCGTCGCCGCCACGCAGGCCGGCCGCGTCACCGCGCTGTTCGACAGCCGCTTCTACCCGCTCGTCGCAGCGAACGTCGCACTCGGTGGCGGCTACGCGGTCGTCGTGCTCGCCGGCTCGTTACCGGTCGCGCTCGCGGGCATCGCCGTCTCGGGAAGCGGCTTCGGCCTCATCCTCTCCATCTACCGGAGCATCATCACCGGGCTCCCGCCCGCGGCGCTACGCGGCGGGCTGGTCAGCCTGAGCGAGGCGTTCGGCCGGCTGACCATCACCGCCGCTCCCATCGTGATGGGAGCGCTCGTCGCGGCGCTGACCCCCGACCTCGGCTTCCAGGGTGCGGTTCAGGCGGTCGGGCTGGCCACGGCTGTCGTGGTCGGTGGCGGGAGCGTCCTCGGGCTGGGTATCGCGAGGGCTGCTCCACCCGTCGAGTAG
- a CDS encoding M28 family peptidase, whose protein sequence is MATLPLATIGDAYASTYLWDCFRGLTDIGSRMAGHEGEAAGVGVLEAAFADGGQRAVTVTPFDVPGWWRDSSRLTLVGDSTRTFDAAHQLLALPGSPPGEVTARLVDVGYGTPDEVTATDVDGAIVLASSRNPPTMARPCNRTEKYAWAVDAGARGFLYCNDALAGGIPATGSVRFGSEMPGPVPAVGVSRELGERLRRHAADDGSVRLLVDCRTEPAVSRNVEGVVGPASGPEIVVTAHTDGHDVGEGARDNAAGAALLAEAGRLLASEDIELATRIRFLSTGAEELGLLGSRAWVETNGTADVAAHVNVDVVGFSRTMRAEGPAAVAEAFRAAAAELGVPRDPVGTADPYGGVWPFWYSDQWHFATRGVPSVTCRSVADAGRTALGWGHTHADTADKIDRRDLRDLAIHLATGLVRLAERADGLDPIPGCAVRARIPDATAEYLRLDGRWPW, encoded by the coding sequence ATGGCGACACTCCCCCTCGCGACCATCGGGGACGCGTACGCGAGTACCTACCTCTGGGACTGCTTCCGGGGGCTCACCGACATCGGAAGCCGGATGGCGGGCCACGAGGGGGAAGCAGCGGGGGTAGGCGTGCTCGAAGCCGCGTTCGCCGACGGCGGCCAGCGTGCCGTCACGGTCACTCCGTTCGACGTGCCGGGGTGGTGGCGTGACTCCTCGCGACTCACGCTCGTGGGAGATTCGACACGGACGTTCGACGCCGCTCACCAGCTCCTCGCGCTTCCCGGCTCGCCCCCCGGCGAGGTCACTGCCCGGCTCGTCGACGTGGGATACGGGACGCCGGACGAGGTCACGGCCACGGACGTGGATGGCGCGATCGTCCTCGCGTCGAGCCGCAACCCCCCGACGATGGCGCGGCCGTGCAACCGGACCGAGAAGTACGCGTGGGCGGTCGACGCGGGGGCTCGCGGGTTCCTCTACTGCAACGACGCACTCGCGGGGGGGATACCGGCGACGGGCAGCGTCCGGTTCGGGAGCGAGATGCCGGGCCCGGTTCCAGCGGTCGGGGTGAGCCGCGAACTCGGCGAGCGGCTCCGCCGACACGCCGCCGACGACGGTAGCGTGCGGCTGCTGGTCGACTGTCGTACCGAGCCGGCCGTGAGCCGGAACGTCGAGGGAGTCGTCGGCCCGGCGTCCGGTCCGGAGATCGTCGTGACGGCCCACACCGACGGGCACGACGTCGGTGAGGGGGCCCGTGACAACGCCGCCGGCGCCGCGCTCCTCGCCGAGGCAGGCCGTCTCCTCGCGAGCGAGGACATCGAGCTGGCCACCCGGATCCGTTTCCTCTCGACCGGCGCCGAGGAACTGGGGCTGCTCGGCTCGCGGGCGTGGGTCGAGACGAACGGCACGGCCGACGTCGCGGCCCACGTCAACGTCGACGTCGTCGGGTTCAGCCGCACGATGCGCGCCGAGGGGCCGGCTGCTGTCGCGGAGGCGTTTCGGGCTGCGGCCGCCGAACTCGGCGTTCCGAGGGACCCCGTCGGGACGGCGGACCCGTACGGCGGCGTCTGGCCGTTCTGGTACAGCGACCAGTGGCACTTCGCCACCCGGGGCGTACCCTCCGTCACCTGCCGGTCCGTGGCCGACGCCGGCCGCACTGCACTCGGCTGGGGACACACGCACGCCGACACCGCCGACAAAATCGACCGACGCGACCTCCGTGACCTCGCCATCCACCTCGCGACCGGGCTCGTGCGTCTCGCCGAGCGGGCCGACGGGCTGGACCCGATTCCGGGCTGCGCGGTCCGGGCGCGGATCCCGGACGCCACCGCCGAGTACCTCCGGCTGGACGGGCGATGGCCGTGGTAG